A single region of the Nicotiana sylvestris chromosome 6, ASM39365v2, whole genome shotgun sequence genome encodes:
- the LOC104214288 gene encoding uncharacterized protein, with amino-acid sequence MSNQPWSSKEKNAATAARAPTRGVTTRLDYTDVKRILIDNGSGACIIHHRVLIQMRLEDKIVPRCIILTGFNNVVKRTSGEIMLLVLAGGVILETTFHVMNQDTAYNAIIGRPWIHAMRAIRSSLYQVIQFPTPWGIFSILGEQRTAQECYRIAQDCMYTQQLKGTDSEA; translated from the exons ATGTCGAACCAGCCGTGGTCGTCGAAGGAGAagaacgcagcaacagctgctcgagCTCCGACGAGGGGGGTGACGACGAGGCTGGACT ATACTGATGTGAAAAGAATATTGATTGACAACGGAAGTGGCGCTTGTATTATCCACCATCGAGTTCTCATACAAATGAGACTCGAAGACAAGATAGTACCACGTTGCATAATactaacaggttttaacaatgTAGTTAAGCGAACCTCAGGGGAGATAATGCTACTCGTTCTGGCTGGGGGAGTCATCCTAGAAACAACGTTCCATGTCATGAACCAGGACACAGCTTACAATGCCATCATAGGGAGGCCATGGATACATGCCATGAGAGCCATCCGGTCAAGCTTGTATCAAGTAATCCAGTTCCCTACTCCATGGGGGATATTTAGCATCCTAGGCGAACAACGCACTGCCCAAGAATGTTATCGAATCGCTCAGGATTGCATGTACACTCAACAGCTAAAGGGAACAGACTCAGAAGCGTAG